Part of the Dehalogenimonas sp. THU2 genome, TGATCCACCTGATGGTGGCCTCGATGGCCCTGGGTTTTATCCTGCGTCATTCCATCGGCGAGATCTGGGGGTTTTCCCCGCTGACCTTCAACATAGTCTGGCCGGCTTACGATGTCGGTCCGCTCAGGATTAGTCTGAACTGGCTTATCCTTATCTTCACCGCCGTGGTCGTCGGCGTGGGTCTCCATTTAGTATTGACCAAGACCAAGATCGGTAAGGCCATCCGCGCCACCGCCTCCAATCCCAAGCTGGCGCTTTCCGCCGGTATCAACACCACCCGCGTCCTGGTCATCACCTGGTTCGTGTCCGCCGGGTTGGCCGGCATCGCCGGACTGTTCCGTGGTGTGGAAACCCGGCTTTCACCCTACTTGGGCTGGGATATCCTGCTGCCGACCTTCGCTGTGGCAGTACTGGGCGGCATCGGCAGTTTCTACGGCGCCATCGTCGCCGCCATTATCATCGGCCTGGCTGAGAATATTGGTGTCGTGCTGTTGTCCCAGGCGGGCTTGTCTACCGAATACCGCATGGCCATTCCGTTTGTCATTCTGATCGTGGTGCTCATTTTCCGTCCGCAGGGCTTGGCGAAGGCGTTCAAGGGTAACTGATGGATCCGATACTCATATACGGCATAAACGCGCTGGTCTATATCGGCATTTTTGCCATCGTGGCCCTGTCGCTCAACGCCGAGTACGGCTATACCGGCCTGGCCAACTTCGGCAAAGTGGCCTTCTTCATGATCGGCGCCTACAGCTACGCTCTCCTGGTTCAAGCCGGGGTGCCCTGGCCGGTAGCCCTTGCGCTGGCCACCCTTATCTCCTCCATCTTCGGACTGCTGGTGTCGCTGCCGGCCATCCGCTTGCGTGAGGACTATTTAGCTATCGTGACGCTCACCTTCGGTGAGATACTGCGTATTTTCATCAAATCCGAGGATTGGCTGGCCAATGGCGTATGGGGCATCAGCATCCCGCCGGTTTTTGCCGCCGGTAACTTCACCGCCGGGCTGTGGATGAACCTGGCGCTGGTATTCGGCCTGCTGGCCGTCTGCTTCGTGTTCATGACGCTCCTAGCCAATTCTCCTTTCGGCCGCATCATGCGCGCTCTCCGGGAAGATCAGATCGCCGCCGACGCCATCGGCAAGAACCGCATCACCTATAAGAGCCAGATCTTCATGATCGGCTCGGCCATGGCCGGTCTCGGTGGCGCCCTCTTCGCCAACTTTGTCGGTTATATCGCCCCGGAGTCCTTCCTGCCCATCATCACCTTCACTATCTGGATGATGGTTATTCTGGGCGGTCCGGCCAGCAACATCGGCGTCATCGTCGGTGCGGCGGCGGTGCAGCTCTTCGAGCGGGGCACCATCATCCTCAAGGACTACGTCACGCTGCCTATCGACCCCACCAATCTGCAAAATATCCTCTTCGGGGTGATCATCATCACCATCCTGATGGTCCGCCCCAGCGGCCTGTTCAAGGAAAGCAAGATCAATACTCTGGGAACCAGGAGGGCCATGCGATGGCTGAACCCCTCCTCAAAGTAGAAGGCCTGGTCAAGAACTACGGCGGATTATGTGCCGTGGCCGGGGTCGACCTGGAGGTCGGGCGCGGCAAGTTCGTCGGTTTAGTCGGACCCAATGGCTGTGGCAAGACGACGCTGCTTTCTTCGATTTACGGTCTGCGTCCTTCCGACGGCGGCCGCGTCACCTTCGCCGGCCGGCATATCGAAAAAATGGCGCCGCATCAGATCTTCGACCTGGGTATGAGCAACGCCTTTCAGTTCCCGCGCCTCTTCCCCACCATGACCGTGCTGGACAACATGATCATCGCCGCCCGTAACCAGCCGGGTGACAAGCTATTCAACTCACTTTTCCGCCGCGGCAAATGGCACCGGGATGAGGAACGCCTGGCCATCCGCGCCATGGAACTGCTGGAACTCCTGAACATCAGTCACCTTACTTTTTCCAAGGCCGGCGAGATGTCCGGCGGCCAGCAGAAACTGCTGGAGATCGGCCGCTCCCTGATGGCGGAACCAGACCTGCTGCTTCTCGACGAACCGGCGGCGGGTGTCAATCCGGTGCTGGGCAAGCAGATCTTCCAGGAACTGGACAAGCTCAAGCGCGAAAAAGGCATGAGCTTTTTCATCATCGAGCACCGGCTGGAACTCCTGATGGCTTACACCGATTGGGTCTATGTCATGGACAGGGGTAAGATCGCGTTGCAAGGTGAGCCTAAGCAGGTGGTCAACGATCCCATTTTCTTTGATGTTTATATCGGCAGCCGGGGAGGGCAGGAATGAGCGATATCCTGACGGCCACCGGCATCAAGGCCGGCTACGGCGATGTGCACATCGTCAATGATGTGTCTTTGCACCTCGAATACGGCGGCAGCGTGGCTATCGTCGGGCCTAATGGCTCTGGTAAATCGACCCTGCTGAAAAGCCTGCTCGGGTTTGCCCGGCTTTTTGACGGCAAGGTCGTTTTCGACGGCCGGGATATCACTGGCATGACGTCCGACAAGACCGTGGCCATGGGCCTGGGCTACGTCTCCCAGACGGATAATGTCTTCGCCAATCTGACCATCCAGGAGAACCTGGAGATGGGCGCCTACGTCCGCCATGATGCCGCTGGGGTCAAACAGGACATCGAGCGCATGTACCAGATGTTCCCGGAGCTGGAGCGGCGGAAGAAGTTTTACGCCGGCAGCCTTTCCGGCGGTGAGCGGCAGATGCTGGCTATCGCCCGCGCGATGATGGCCAACCCGCGCGCTCTGCTTCTCGATGAACCGCTGGCCTCGCTGTCCCACAAGGCGGTGGAAACCATTGTGGAAAAACTGCGCATCATCAATGAGTCCGGCACCGCCCTCATGATCATCGAGCAGAATACCCGCCGCATCCTGGCCTTCGCCCGCCGCGCCTATGTGCTGGTGACCGGGCGCCTGGCACTGGAAGGCGATGCGGCCACCATCCTCGAGAACGAAGACGCCCGCAGGCGTTATCTCGGTCTCGGCGCAGACTAGCGCCCCCGGCCCTTCCCGCGATACAATGACCGGTGAAGGCTCCGGGAGGTAAACCGATGTATTACGTCAGTGTTGAAAGCCATTTCGACGCCGCTCATTTCCTCCGCGGCTATGCTGGCAAGTGTGAAAACCTGCACGGGCATCGCTATAAGGTAGCGGTCAAGCTTTCAGCGACCGATCTCAACGAGGTCGGGCTGGCTTACGATTTCACCGATCTGAAAGCTGTATTGAAACCA contains:
- a CDS encoding branched-chain amino acid ABC transporter permease gives rise to the protein MNWAQILFNSAVTGSLYLISAVALTLVYGLARFPNFAHAEIMALGGFIGYFVAEQLGAPLPLAFVFAFAVSGLIGYLSYRGIFKPLADRGASLIHLMVASMALGFILRHSIGEIWGFSPLTFNIVWPAYDVGPLRISLNWLILIFTAVVVGVGLHLVLTKTKIGKAIRATASNPKLALSAGINTTRVLVITWFVSAGLAGIAGLFRGVETRLSPYLGWDILLPTFAVAVLGGIGSFYGAIVAAIIIGLAENIGVVLLSQAGLSTEYRMAIPFVILIVVLIFRPQGLAKAFKGN
- a CDS encoding branched-chain amino acid ABC transporter permease, yielding MDPILIYGINALVYIGIFAIVALSLNAEYGYTGLANFGKVAFFMIGAYSYALLVQAGVPWPVALALATLISSIFGLLVSLPAIRLREDYLAIVTLTFGEILRIFIKSEDWLANGVWGISIPPVFAAGNFTAGLWMNLALVFGLLAVCFVFMTLLANSPFGRIMRALREDQIAADAIGKNRITYKSQIFMIGSAMAGLGGALFANFVGYIAPESFLPIITFTIWMMVILGGPASNIGVIVGAAAVQLFERGTIILKDYVTLPIDPTNLQNILFGVIIITILMVRPSGLFKESKINTLGTRRAMRWLNPSSK
- a CDS encoding ABC transporter ATP-binding protein, which gives rise to MAEPLLKVEGLVKNYGGLCAVAGVDLEVGRGKFVGLVGPNGCGKTTLLSSIYGLRPSDGGRVTFAGRHIEKMAPHQIFDLGMSNAFQFPRLFPTMTVLDNMIIAARNQPGDKLFNSLFRRGKWHRDEERLAIRAMELLELLNISHLTFSKAGEMSGGQQKLLEIGRSLMAEPDLLLLDEPAAGVNPVLGKQIFQELDKLKREKGMSFFIIEHRLELLMAYTDWVYVMDRGKIALQGEPKQVVNDPIFFDVYIGSRGGQE
- a CDS encoding ABC transporter ATP-binding protein, producing MSDILTATGIKAGYGDVHIVNDVSLHLEYGGSVAIVGPNGSGKSTLLKSLLGFARLFDGKVVFDGRDITGMTSDKTVAMGLGYVSQTDNVFANLTIQENLEMGAYVRHDAAGVKQDIERMYQMFPELERRKKFYAGSLSGGERQMLAIARAMMANPRALLLDEPLASLSHKAVETIVEKLRIINESGTALMIIEQNTRRILAFARRAYVLVTGRLALEGDAATILENEDARRRYLGLGAD